A genomic window from Helicobacter pylori includes:
- the maf gene encoding septum formation inhibitor Maf: MELILGSQSSARSNLLKEHGISFKQKALDFDEESLKVADPREFVYWACKGKLEKAKTLVANHCAIVVADSVVSVNGQMQRKAKNKQEALEFLKLQNGNEIEILTCSALISPKLEWLDLSVFRARLGAFDWSEVERYLESGLWQESAGCVRLEDFHKPYIISSSKNLSVGLGLNVEGLLGALKLGAKL; the protein is encoded by the coding sequence ATGGAATTGATTTTAGGCTCTCAGTCTAGCGCTAGATCCAATCTTTTAAAAGAGCATGGGATTTCATTCAAACAAAAAGCGCTAGATTTTGATGAAGAAAGCTTGAAAGTTGCAGATCCTAGGGAGTTTGTTTATTGGGCGTGCAAGGGGAAATTAGAAAAAGCTAAAACGCTAGTTGCCAATCATTGCGCTATCGTGGTCGCTGATAGCGTGGTGAGCGTGAATGGCCAAATGCAACGAAAAGCCAAAAACAAACAAGAAGCCCTTGAATTTTTAAAACTCCAAAATGGCAATGAAATAGAAATTTTAACCTGCTCTGCCTTGATTTCTCCTAAATTAGAATGGCTGGATTTATCGGTTTTTAGAGCGCGTTTAGGGGCGTTTGATTGGAGCGAAGTAGAAAGGTATTTAGAAAGCGGTTTGTGGCAAGAAAGCGCGGGCTGTGTGCGTTTGGAAGACTTTCATAAGCCCTATATTATAAGCTCAAGCAAGAATTTAAGCGTGGGGTTGGGGTTGAATGTGGAAGGCTTGTTAGGGGCGCTAAAATTAGGGGCTAAACTTTAA
- a CDS encoding formamidase — protein sequence MGSIGSMGKPIEGFLVAAIQFPVPIVNSRKDIENNIESIIRTLHATKAGYPGVELIIFPEYSTQGLNTAKWLSEEFLLDVPGKETERYAQACKEAKVYGVFSIMERNPDSNKNPYNTAIIIDPQGKIILKYRKLFPWNPIEPWYPGDLGMPVCEGPGGSKLAVCICHDGMIPELAREAAYKGCNVYIRISGYSTQVNDQWILTNRSNAWHNLMYTVSVNLAGYDNVFYYFGEGQICNFDGTTLVQGHRNPWEIVTGEIYPRMADNARLSWGLENNIYNLGHRGYVAKPGGEHDAGLTYIKDLAAGKYKLPWEDHMKIKDGSIYGYPTTGGRFGK from the coding sequence ATGGGAAGTATCGGTAGTATGGGCAAACCTATTGAAGGGTTTTTAGTGGCAGCCATTCAGTTTCCTGTGCCAATTGTCAATAGCCGTAAGGATATTGAAAACAACATTGAAAGCATTATTAGAACCTTGCATGCGACTAAGGCGGGGTATCCGGGAGTGGAGCTTATCATTTTCCCTGAGTATAGCACGCAAGGTTTGAATACCGCTAAGTGGCTCAGCGAAGAATTTTTGCTAGATGTCCCCGGTAAAGAGACAGAGCGATACGCTCAAGCGTGTAAAGAGGCGAAAGTTTATGGTGTTTTTTCAATCATGGAACGCAATCCTGATTCTAACAAAAACCCCTACAACACCGCCATCATCATTGATCCGCAAGGTAAAATCATTCTAAAATACCGCAAGCTATTCCCATGGAATCCTATTGAACCATGGTATCCTGGGGATTTAGGAATGCCTGTGTGCGAGGGGCCTGGTGGATCAAAATTGGCCGTGTGCATTTGCCATGATGGCATGATTCCAGAGCTCGCTAGAGAAGCGGCTTATAAAGGGTGCAATGTGTATATCCGCATTTCAGGCTATAGCACTCAAGTCAATGATCAATGGATTTTAACTAACCGCTCTAACGCATGGCACAATTTGATGTATACCGTGAGCGTGAATTTGGCCGGCTATGATAATGTCTTTTATTACTTTGGCGAAGGGCAAATCTGTAACTTTGATGGCACGACCCTTGTTCAAGGGCACCGCAACCCTTGGGAAATTGTAACTGGGGAAATCTATCCTAGAATGGCAGACAACGCCCGCTTAAGCTGGGGATTAGAAAACAACATTTACAACTTAGGCCATAGAGGGTATGTGGCTAAACCGGGCGGAGAACATGACGCAGGCTTAACCTACATCAAAGACTTGGCCGCCGGTAAATACAAATTGCCTTGGGAAGATCACATGAAAATCAAAGACGGCTCTATCTATGGCTATCCTACCACCGGTGGGCGTTTTGGGAAATAA